The Hydrogenobacter thermophilus TK-6 genome window below encodes:
- a CDS encoding hemerythrin domain-containing protein, giving the protein MSIKEYLTDEHRECDKLYAKVESLVQEGNWGQAEEAFRAFKDANLLHFKREEDVLFPAFEETTGVVMGPTQVMRMEHAQARDLMDRMEKAIKEKDKKSFLSLGDTFVVLLQQHNMKEEQILYPMCDQHLVADEVIEKMKQL; this is encoded by the coding sequence ATGAGCATAAAGGAATATCTGACGGATGAGCACAGAGAGTGTGATAAGCTTTATGCAAAGGTTGAAAGTCTCGTGCAAGAAGGTAATTGGGGTCAGGCAGAGGAGGCTTTTAGAGCCTTCAAGGATGCAAACCTTTTGCACTTTAAAAGAGAGGAAGATGTCCTTTTCCCCGCTTTTGAAGAGACAACGGGTGTAGTGATGGGACCTACTCAGGTGATGAGAATGGAACACGCGCAGGCAAGGGACCTTATGGACAGGATGGAAAAAGCCATAAAGGAAAAGGATAAAAAGAGCTTTCTATCTTTGGGTGATACCTTTGTGGTGCTTCTTCAACAGCATAACATGAAGGAGGAACAGATACTTTACCCTATGTGCGACCAGCACCTGGTGGCGGATGAAGTTATAGAGAAGATGAAGCAACTATGA